In a single window of the Silvimonas iriomotensis genome:
- a CDS encoding LpxL/LpxP family acyltransferase, with translation MHWARIGEAGFVSGMKFMFIVYRKLGRWPFRLMLYPVLAWYVLTRRTARLASRQYLARLHDFSGGQTPPDSLLNVLRHFAAFAETLIDKLLVWSAPERIGPVAVEGGEPLLQLLAEGRGGVIIASHIGNFELCRALARQRRAALKLTIFVHTRHAQQFNRVMRELAPDSQVDLLQVTELSSATAIMLAERVARGEFIVIAGDRVPVSDQGREVAVQFLGQEAPLPAGPYLLAGILKCPLFALIASKRDAQTHITIRKLSDRVLLPRQNRMGMAVQLAQQFADLLAQECCIAPLQWFNFFPFWAQPGTVVSRAGSVSS, from the coding sequence ATGCATTGGGCGCGCATCGGCGAGGCCGGTTTTGTCTCGGGCATGAAGTTCATGTTCATCGTTTACCGCAAACTGGGTCGCTGGCCGTTCCGCCTGATGCTGTACCCGGTGCTGGCCTGGTATGTACTGACGCGCCGCACCGCGCGGCTGGCCTCGCGCCAGTATCTGGCGCGGCTGCATGATTTCAGCGGCGGCCAGACACCGCCAGACAGCCTGTTGAACGTGCTGCGCCATTTCGCCGCGTTTGCAGAAACGCTGATCGACAAACTGCTGGTCTGGAGCGCGCCCGAGCGCATCGGCCCGGTGGCAGTGGAAGGCGGCGAGCCCTTGCTGCAATTGCTGGCAGAAGGGCGGGGCGGTGTGATCATCGCCTCGCACATCGGTAATTTCGAACTGTGCCGCGCGCTGGCCAGGCAACGCCGCGCCGCGCTCAAGTTGACTATCTTTGTGCATACCCGCCACGCCCAGCAATTCAACCGCGTCATGCGGGAACTGGCGCCCGACAGCCAGGTGGATTTGCTGCAAGTCACCGAGTTGTCCTCGGCCACGGCCATCATGCTGGCCGAACGCGTTGCCCGGGGCGAGTTCATTGTCATTGCCGGCGATCGCGTGCCGGTGTCAGACCAGGGGCGTGAGGTTGCCGTCCAGTTTCTGGGGCAGGAAGCGCCGCTGCCGGCTGGCCCCTATCTGCTGGCCGGCATTCTCAAATGCCCGCTGTTTGCGCTGATTGCCAGCAAGCGCGACGCGCAGACGCATATCACCATTCGCAAGCTGTCAGACCGGGTGTTGTTGCCCCGCCAGAACCGCATGGGCATGGCGGTGCAACTGGCCCAGCAGTTTGCCGATCTGCTGGCGCAAGAGTGCTGTATTGCGCCCTTGCAGTGGTTCAATTTCTTTCCTTTCTGGGCACAGCCGGGCACGGTGGTGTCGCGTGCAGGATCAGTCTCGTCATGA
- a CDS encoding glycosyltransferase family 2 protein, with product MKLAVVIPVYNHERAIGQVVGKLRELELPVILVDDGSDPLCAAVLDELATQPGMTLTRHAQNLGKGAAVMTGMRLAAQLGYSHALQIDSDGQHEIADLPHILALARQYPDDVIAAYPVYDASVPRSRLYGRYVTHVLVWLNTLSLRIKDSMCGLRIYPLPPTLALIGRAHIGLRMDFDTEILVRLDWAGVHVVNTPVRVSYPLDGVSHFDLLRDNLRITAMHTRLFLGMLLRLPMLLWRILNGRAAMRRA from the coding sequence ATGAAGCTCGCCGTTGTCATCCCGGTGTACAACCATGAGCGGGCGATTGGTCAGGTGGTCGGCAAGCTGCGTGAGCTTGAGCTGCCCGTGATTCTGGTCGACGACGGCAGCGACCCGCTGTGCGCTGCGGTGCTGGATGAACTGGCCACGCAACCGGGCATGACGCTGACGCGCCACGCGCAAAACCTGGGCAAGGGCGCGGCGGTCATGACCGGCATGCGGCTGGCGGCCCAACTGGGTTACAGCCATGCGCTGCAGATTGATTCAGACGGCCAGCACGAGATCGCGGATTTGCCGCATATCCTCGCCCTGGCCCGGCAATATCCGGATGACGTCATCGCTGCGTATCCGGTCTATGACGCATCCGTCCCCCGGTCGCGTCTTTACGGCCGCTATGTCACGCACGTACTGGTGTGGCTCAATACGCTGTCCTTGCGCATCAAGGACTCGATGTGCGGCCTGCGCATCTACCCGCTGCCGCCCACGCTGGCGTTGATCGGCCGGGCGCATATCGGGCTGCGCATGGATTTTGATACCGAAATCCTGGTGCGGCTGGACTGGGCCGGCGTTCACGTCGTCAATACGCCGGTGCGGGTGAGCTACCCGCTTGATGGCGTCTCGCACTTTGATCTGCTGCGGGACAACCTGCGTATTACCGCCATGCACACACGCCTGTTTCTGGGCATGCTGCTGCGGCTGCCCATGTTGTTGTGGCGCATTCTCAATGGCCGCGCGGCCATGCGGAGAGCGTGA
- a CDS encoding ApeI family dehydratase, translated as MAECFSLVTGALAGADDLPLAYVRGALITRGQWRADVARAAATLFALPAGDVALYSTDCYQACVWLLGAWHAGRCVILPGDNTPQTTARVKALSVALVGEFADADITRWADAAPLTLTALAPELRAVEVFTSGSTGEPGRIPKKLAQLDDEMRAQEGVFGGQISRQACVVATVSQQHLYGLLFRIIWPLVAGRPFAAHLLTFAEELAQWPGNTPLVLVSSPAFLKRLPDQVDLSAFAARCQAVFSSGGPLPAAASHHLRERTGLATREIFGSSETGGIAWRNHPDHPWQALPGVDVAQTEDGLLQLRSAYLPDAAWYVTADRMRFDADGRFVLLGRADRIAKIEEKRISLTALETALFSTGLVSEARVIVLEGARVELGAALVLNDAGQRQLAQAGRKALIHALREHLAQGVERVGLPRRWRFVEALPQTSMGKTTELDVRMLFEKPRWPQVLATHTTEDATVLTLAITPDLAHFEGHFKEAAVLPGVAQLHWAVHFGRALFAMPPAFKGMDAIKFQHVILPGAEVTLTLRYRADKQQLAFSYSTGGRTHSSGRIVFGEAA; from the coding sequence ATGGCTGAGTGTTTCTCTCTGGTGACGGGGGCGCTGGCCGGGGCGGATGATCTGCCGCTGGCGTATGTCCGTGGTGCGTTGATCACGCGTGGCCAGTGGCGGGCCGATGTTGCCCGTGCGGCCGCCACGCTCTTTGCACTGCCCGCCGGCGATGTCGCGCTCTACAGCACGGATTGCTATCAGGCCTGCGTCTGGCTGCTGGGTGCCTGGCATGCCGGCCGCTGTGTCATCTTGCCGGGTGACAACACGCCGCAAACCACCGCGCGGGTCAAAGCCCTCTCGGTGGCGCTGGTGGGGGAGTTTGCCGACGCCGACATCACCCGTTGGGCTGATGCCGCGCCACTCACCCTGACCGCATTGGCTCCTGAACTGCGCGCGGTAGAAGTGTTTACCTCTGGCTCGACCGGGGAACCTGGCCGCATTCCCAAAAAACTGGCGCAGCTTGATGACGAAATGCGCGCGCAGGAGGGGGTGTTCGGCGGGCAGATATCCCGCCAGGCGTGCGTGGTGGCCACGGTCTCGCAACAGCATCTGTATGGTTTGTTGTTCCGCATTATCTGGCCGCTGGTCGCCGGCCGGCCATTTGCCGCGCACCTGCTGACCTTTGCCGAAGAACTGGCGCAATGGCCCGGCAACACGCCGCTAGTGCTGGTCAGCAGCCCGGCGTTTCTCAAGCGCCTGCCTGATCAGGTGGATCTGAGTGCATTTGCCGCCCGCTGCCAGGCGGTGTTTTCGTCAGGCGGCCCGCTGCCGGCCGCCGCTTCGCATCATCTGCGGGAACGCACCGGCCTTGCCACGCGTGAGATTTTCGGGAGTTCGGAAACCGGCGGCATTGCCTGGCGCAATCACCCTGATCACCCGTGGCAAGCGCTGCCGGGGGTGGACGTGGCGCAAACAGAAGACGGCCTGCTGCAATTGCGCTCGGCCTATCTGCCGGACGCCGCCTGGTACGTCACCGCTGATCGCATGCGCTTTGATGCCGATGGCCGCTTTGTCTTGCTGGGCCGGGCTGACCGCATTGCCAAAATTGAAGAAAAACGGATATCGCTCACCGCGCTGGAAACGGCGCTGTTCAGCACCGGCCTTGTCAGCGAGGCGCGGGTGATTGTGCTGGAAGGCGCCCGGGTTGAACTGGGCGCGGCCCTGGTATTGAACGACGCCGGCCAGCGGCAACTGGCGCAGGCCGGGCGCAAGGCGCTGATCCATGCGCTGCGTGAGCATCTGGCGCAAGGTGTGGAACGGGTGGGTTTGCCACGGCGCTGGCGCTTTGTAGAGGCCTTGCCCCAGACCAGCATGGGCAAAACCACCGAACTGGATGTACGCATGTTGTTTGAAAAACCGCGCTGGCCGCAGGTCCTGGCCACGCACACCACCGAGGACGCGACTGTTCTCACGCTGGCCATTACGCCTGATCTGGCCCATTTTGAAGGCCATTTCAAAGAGGCCGCCGTTTTGCCCGGAGTGGCGCAACTGCACTGGGCCGTGCATTTCGGCCGGGCGCTGTTTGCCATGCCGCCTGCGTTTAAAGGCATGGATGCCATCAAGTTCCAGCACGTGATCCTGCCGGGAGCCGAAGTCACGCTGACCTTGCGTTACCGCGCCGACAAGCAGCAACTTGCGTTCAGTTACAGCACGGGCGGGCGCACGCATTCCAGCGGCCGGATTGTGTTTGGAGAGGCCGCATGA
- a CDS encoding acyl carrier protein translates to MTKEEIYNWIAKDLVESFETDPARISPDARLYEDLDIDSIDAVDLIVKLKQVTGKRLQPEAFKSVRTINDVVEAVYQLIQH, encoded by the coding sequence ATGACCAAAGAAGAAATCTATAACTGGATCGCCAAAGATCTGGTCGAGTCGTTTGAGACCGATCCCGCCCGCATCAGCCCGGATGCGCGCCTGTATGAAGATCTGGATATCGACAGCATCGACGCTGTCGACCTGATCGTGAAACTCAAGCAAGTCACCGGCAAGCGCCTGCAGCCCGAGGCGTTCAAGTCGGTGCGCACGATCAACGATGTGGTGGAAGCTGTTTACCAGCTGATCCAGCACTAA
- a CDS encoding phosphopantetheine-binding protein has product MDPLIAEIKTLIIESLNLEEITPDDIDADAPLFVDGLGLDSIDALELGVALQKKYGLSFAADSEETRRHFASVSALAAFVGSHRTK; this is encoded by the coding sequence ATGGACCCGCTGATCGCTGAGATCAAAACACTGATCATCGAGAGCCTGAATCTCGAAGAAATAACCCCGGACGACATCGACGCCGATGCGCCCCTGTTTGTAGATGGCCTGGGCCTGGATTCCATCGATGCGCTGGAACTGGGTGTGGCGCTGCAAAAGAAATATGGCCTGAGTTTTGCGGCTGATTCAGAAGAAACACGGCGGCATTTCGCGTCGGTCAGCGCGCTTGCTGCGTTTGTGGGCAGCCACCGGACGAAGTAA
- a CDS encoding lysophospholipid acyltransferase family protein gives MKNALSRWWRAAVFGLCFALFGLGCALIGLFLWPLSLLLPRHGWREKTAKNFIRRAIGLFVWIMQMTGAMNLTVQGAEKLQREGLLVLANHPSLIDVVILMSLIPRPDCVVKAALWRNPVTAGPVRLAGYISNATGPQLVADAVSSMERGNNLIVFPEGTRTVPGGDMRFQRGAANIAVRGQRLITPVVITVSEQTLTKGSKWYRPPPRRPHFHVEVLDDVAVGTLVAGTEEPALQARWLTTWLEQFFKREITGYGPADR, from the coding sequence ATGAAGAACGCATTGTCCCGGTGGTGGCGTGCTGCGGTATTCGGGCTCTGTTTTGCCCTGTTCGGGCTGGGCTGCGCGTTGATCGGCCTGTTTTTGTGGCCGTTGTCGCTGTTGTTGCCGCGCCATGGCTGGCGTGAAAAAACCGCCAAGAATTTTATCCGCCGCGCCATCGGTTTGTTTGTGTGGATCATGCAGATGACGGGTGCCATGAACCTGACCGTTCAGGGCGCCGAAAAACTGCAGCGCGAAGGGCTGCTGGTGCTGGCCAATCACCCGTCGCTGATTGACGTGGTGATCTTGATGTCGCTGATCCCGCGGCCCGATTGCGTGGTCAAGGCCGCGCTGTGGCGCAACCCGGTGACGGCAGGCCCGGTGCGTCTGGCCGGGTATATCAGCAATGCCACCGGCCCGCAGCTGGTGGCGGACGCCGTCAGCTCCATGGAGCGCGGCAACAATCTGATCGTGTTTCCGGAAGGCACGCGCACCGTGCCAGGCGGGGACATGCGGTTTCAACGCGGTGCTGCCAATATTGCAGTGCGCGGCCAGCGGCTGATTACCCCTGTGGTGATTACCGTGTCGGAACAAACGCTGACCAAAGGCAGCAAGTGGTATCGGCCACCACCCCGTCGCCCGCACTTTCATGTTGAAGTGCTGGATGATGTGGCGGTCGGGACCTTAGTCGCGGGTACAGAAGAGCCCGCACTGCAGGCACGCTGGTTGACCACGTGGCTGGAGCAGTTTTTCAAGAGGGAGATAACCGGATATGGACCCGCTGATCGCTGA
- a CDS encoding beta-ketoacyl synthase chain length factor produces the protein MDALQFGLESWAAWAPDLTSAQAWQDWAAQGAPARAPEGAEPGVAGMPPMLRRRAQRLGRMALEVLYQSEADSAANIVFASRFGEIQQSTALLRELARSHAVSPQAFSMSVHNAVAGLYTIARKEPARVMALAAGTQTAQAGLFEAAMQVTDGAPRVRLVFCDEPLPALYSPFAEPETPAFAIMLTLVPGDDYALSWQLEEAASDANALDVLRFVLTEAPQLSLTKSGWVMTRRA, from the coding sequence GTGGATGCATTGCAATTCGGGCTGGAAAGCTGGGCCGCCTGGGCGCCGGACCTGACCAGTGCGCAAGCCTGGCAAGACTGGGCCGCACAGGGCGCGCCGGCGCGTGCGCCGGAAGGTGCTGAGCCCGGTGTCGCAGGCATGCCACCCATGTTGCGCCGACGCGCGCAGCGTCTGGGGCGCATGGCGCTGGAAGTGCTGTATCAGTCTGAAGCGGACAGTGCGGCCAATATCGTGTTTGCGTCGCGCTTTGGCGAGATCCAGCAATCGACGGCCTTGCTGCGTGAACTGGCGCGCAGCCACGCGGTATCGCCCCAGGCATTCAGCATGTCGGTGCATAACGCGGTGGCTGGTTTGTACACCATTGCCCGCAAAGAGCCGGCCCGCGTCATGGCGCTGGCCGCAGGCACGCAAACGGCGCAGGCCGGTTTGTTTGAGGCCGCCATGCAAGTCACCGATGGCGCACCGCGCGTGCGTCTGGTGTTTTGTGATGAACCGCTGCCGGCGCTTTACAGCCCGTTTGCAGAACCGGAAACGCCCGCGTTTGCCATCATGCTGACGCTGGTGCCAGGGGATGACTATGCGTTGTCCTGGCAACTGGAAGAAGCCGCCAGCGATGCCAACGCGCTGGATGTGCTGCGCTTTGTGCTGACTGAGGCGCCGCAGCTCTCGTTGACGAAGTCTGGCTGGGTCATGACAAGGCGCGCATGA
- a CDS encoding cation:proton antiporter domain-containing protein gives MPDYPDGPAMFLLLPLQITVVIAACLAAGWLARRSGQPRVVGEMAAGLLLGPSVLGAALPAVSGWLFPTQGMAALGWVSQAAIALFMFSLGLEQQASVMRRQKWTVIAVSLCGIVLPFALGCALALWLYPQYAQGQVPQLAFVLFTGTALSMTALPVLARILREKNLLATEAGGIAMAAAVFSDICMWVLLAVVLIFCKPGAGQLPSVVLGLAWVGFMLWLVRPALAKLVQWQPSLQVYLITSLMVLISFAWLADHLGLHMLLGAFLAGVVMPRHPVLVPRVLRLVARPMVWALHLFFAFTGLRTHLQLTGMTDVLLVAAVIGVACAGKAGGAFIGARMTGCTAATSALVAVLMNARGLMELVILNIGMDLGLLTAPVFAAMVLMAFVTTLMTGPLVNLLQVCRQRKLQDGLQY, from the coding sequence TTGCCTGATTACCCCGACGGCCCCGCCATGTTCTTGCTCTTGCCTTTGCAGATCACTGTTGTGATTGCCGCATGCCTTGCTGCGGGCTGGCTGGCGCGCCGCAGTGGCCAGCCACGCGTGGTGGGTGAGATGGCGGCTGGCTTGCTGCTGGGCCCGTCGGTACTGGGCGCGGCGTTGCCGGCGGTATCGGGCTGGTTGTTTCCGACACAGGGTATGGCCGCGCTGGGCTGGGTAAGCCAGGCGGCGATTGCGCTGTTCATGTTTTCGCTGGGTCTGGAACAGCAGGCCAGCGTGATGCGCCGGCAAAAGTGGACGGTGATCGCGGTCAGTCTCTGCGGCATTGTGTTGCCGTTTGCACTGGGCTGTGCGCTGGCGCTGTGGTTGTACCCGCAATACGCGCAAGGCCAGGTGCCGCAACTGGCTTTTGTGCTGTTTACCGGTACGGCGCTGAGCATGACTGCGCTGCCGGTGCTGGCCCGTATCCTGCGCGAAAAAAACCTGCTGGCCACCGAGGCCGGCGGTATCGCCATGGCCGCCGCCGTGTTCAGCGATATTTGCATGTGGGTGCTGCTGGCGGTCGTCCTGATTTTCTGCAAGCCTGGCGCGGGTCAGTTGCCCAGTGTTGTGCTGGGTCTGGCCTGGGTGGGCTTCATGCTGTGGCTGGTGCGTCCGGCCCTGGCAAAACTGGTGCAGTGGCAGCCGTCATTGCAGGTTTATCTGATCACGAGCCTGATGGTGCTGATCAGCTTTGCCTGGCTGGCTGATCACCTGGGTCTGCATATGTTGCTGGGTGCCTTTCTGGCTGGCGTGGTCATGCCGCGGCATCCGGTACTGGTGCCCCGGGTGTTGCGCCTTGTGGCGCGGCCCATGGTCTGGGCGCTGCACTTGTTTTTTGCCTTCACCGGCTTGCGTACGCATTTGCAACTGACCGGCATGACCGACGTGTTGCTGGTCGCCGCGGTGATTGGGGTGGCCTGCGCGGGCAAGGCGGGTGGGGCGTTTATCGGGGCGCGGATGACGGGTTGTACCGCCGCAACCTCGGCCTTGGTCGCGGTGTTGATGAATGCCCGCGGCCTGATGGAACTGGTGATTTTGAATATCGGCATGGACCTGGGGCTGCTCACCGCGCCGGTCTTTGCCGCAATGGTGTTGATGGCCTTTGTCACCACGCTGATGACCGGGCCGCTGGTCAACCTGTTACAGGTGTGTCGTCAGCGCAAACTGCAAGACGGCCTGCAGTATTGA
- a CDS encoding aldo/keto reductase has translation MSISPEVLFRRCGHSGVKLPAVSLGLWHNFGDNRAMVDIRAMLHRALDLGVVHMDLANNYGPPPGSAETRFGEVLSSSLRGHRHELFISTKAGYVMWPGPYGNWGSRKSLLASLDQSLKRMRLDHVDLFYSHRPDPETPVEETMAALDAAVRQGKARYVGLSNYTLPQTIAAVTALKQLGTPCLIHQARYSMFERWVEGGLVDYLKAEGIGLIAFSPLAQGLLTDRYLDGLPEGSRAMDPDSPFLTPEKVLQRVAKARQLNALALARGQSLAQMALAWVLRNATSAIIGASRVAQIEHNLAALNHTAFGDDEIARIEAILAQAD, from the coding sequence ATGAGCATCAGCCCGGAGGTGTTGTTCCGGCGTTGCGGTCATAGCGGCGTCAAGCTGCCGGCCGTTTCGCTGGGTTTGTGGCACAACTTTGGCGACAACCGCGCCATGGTGGATATCCGGGCCATGCTGCACCGCGCCCTCGATCTGGGCGTGGTGCATATGGACCTTGCCAACAATTACGGCCCGCCGCCTGGCAGTGCCGAAACCCGGTTTGGCGAGGTCCTTTCCAGCAGTTTGCGCGGTCATCGGCACGAACTCTTTATCAGTACCAAGGCCGGCTATGTGATGTGGCCGGGGCCGTATGGCAACTGGGGCAGCCGCAAGAGTCTGCTGGCCAGCCTGGATCAAAGCCTCAAGCGCATGCGGCTGGATCACGTTGACCTGTTTTACTCGCACCGTCCGGACCCTGAAACACCGGTGGAAGAAACCATGGCGGCGCTGGATGCCGCCGTGCGCCAGGGCAAGGCGCGCTATGTGGGTTTGTCCAATTACACCTTGCCGCAAACCATTGCGGCTGTCACAGCCCTCAAGCAACTGGGTACGCCATGTCTGATTCATCAGGCGCGGTATTCCATGTTCGAGCGCTGGGTAGAGGGCGGTCTGGTGGATTACCTCAAGGCCGAGGGCATCGGGCTGATTGCCTTCAGCCCGCTGGCGCAAGGGCTGCTGACTGATCGCTATCTGGATGGCCTGCCGGAAGGCTCACGCGCCATGGACCCGGACAGCCCTTTTCTCACGCCGGAAAAAGTCCTGCAACGCGTGGCCAAGGCCCGGCAACTCAATGCCCTGGCGCTGGCACGCGGGCAGTCACTGGCGCAAATGGCGCTGGCCTGGGTGCTGCGCAATGCAACCTCGGCCATTATCGGCGCCAGCCGTGTCGCGCAAATCGAACACAATCTGGCCGCGCTGAACCACACCGCCTTCGGTGACGACGAGATCGCCCGGATTGAAGCCATCCTCGCGCAGGCTGATTGA
- the galK gene encoding galactokinase, which yields MPGPDMRVNARFIETFGVLPRHIVQAPGRVNLIGEHTDYNDGFVLPCAINHFTAIACSPRDDNTVRVVAADYENQVDMFSLDDEVGQAKDMLWATYVRGAIVYLKKRGYRFGGMDMVISGDIPQGAGLSSSASLMVAVGQAFKTAYELELSPADNALNAQKAENEFVGCHCGIMDQLISASGQPEHALLIDCRSLQTRSVSMPAGYTVLILNSRIQRGLVGSEYNTRRRQCEEAAAFFGAKALRDVTLGQLQAAVGKLDPVVFRRAHHIITENQRTLDAAEALASGDMTRMAVLMAESHVSMRDDFEITVPLIDELVDIVKLVVGAEGGVRMTGGGFGGCVVSLVPDAMVEDVKAAVAEHYRNAQGLPAEPYVCHASAGASEL from the coding sequence ATGCCTGGTCCGGATATGCGCGTCAATGCGCGCTTTATTGAAACGTTTGGGGTGCTGCCGCGGCACATCGTGCAGGCGCCTGGTCGCGTCAACCTGATCGGTGAACATACCGATTACAACGATGGCTTTGTGTTGCCGTGCGCCATCAACCACTTCACCGCGATTGCGTGTTCCCCGCGTGATGACAACACGGTGCGCGTGGTGGCGGCCGATTATGAAAACCAGGTCGACATGTTCTCGCTCGATGACGAAGTCGGGCAGGCCAAAGACATGCTCTGGGCCACCTATGTGCGCGGCGCCATTGTTTACCTGAAAAAGCGCGGCTACCGCTTTGGTGGCATGGATATGGTCATCAGCGGCGATATCCCGCAAGGCGCGGGCCTGAGTTCTTCTGCCTCGCTGATGGTGGCGGTGGGGCAGGCGTTCAAGACGGCGTATGAACTGGAACTCTCGCCCGCTGACAACGCGCTCAATGCCCAGAAGGCCGAGAACGAGTTCGTGGGCTGCCATTGCGGCATCATGGATCAACTGATCTCTGCCAGTGGCCAGCCAGAACACGCGCTGCTGATTGATTGCCGCTCGCTGCAAACGCGTTCGGTATCCATGCCGGCCGGTTACACCGTGCTGATCCTCAATTCGCGCATCCAGCGTGGTCTGGTGGGCAGCGAGTACAACACCCGCCGCCGCCAGTGCGAAGAAGCCGCCGCGTTTTTTGGCGCGAAGGCGCTGCGTGATGTCACGCTGGGCCAGTTGCAGGCCGCCGTCGGCAAACTGGACCCGGTGGTGTTCCGCCGCGCGCACCATATCATCACGGAAAACCAGCGCACGCTGGATGCCGCCGAGGCACTGGCCAGTGGTGACATGACCCGCATGGCCGTGCTGATGGCCGAATCGCATGTATCGATGCGCGATGACTTTGAAATCACCGTGCCGCTGATCGATGAGCTGGTCGACATCGTCAAGCTGGTGGTGGGCGCTGAGGGTGGCGTACGCATGACGGGTGGCGGCTTTGGCGGCTGCGTGGTGTCGCTGGTGCCCGATGCCATGGTCGAAGACGTCAAGGCTGCCGTGGCGGAGCACTACCGCAACGCGCAAGGCTTGCCGGCAGAGCCCTACGTTTGCCACGCCAGCGCTGGCGCCAGCGAACTGTGA
- the galT gene encoding galactose-1-phosphate uridylyltransferase, with translation MFDPVDHPHRRYNPLTGRWVLVSPHRAKRPWQGQMDAPVVEARPAHDPTCYLCAGNQRVSGDHNPDYKHTYVFGNDFAALLNDTPAPPDNQDPLFRASAARGLARVICFSPDHSKTLPELSLDDLGYVVNTWCEQVAELSGEWEWVQVFENKGAAMGCSNPHPHGQLWASNFLPTEVAAEDEHQAAWFAGHGTPMLLDYIQREQADGTRTVVETEHWIAVVPYWAAWPFETLLTPKAHVTHLDKLGAAQKQDLAVIIKKLTTRYDNLFNTSFPYSMGWHGAPSNALNDGAHWQLHAHFYPPLLRSASVRKFMVGYEMMAETQRDITPEQAAARLQQLSEVHYLQNEKGL, from the coding sequence ATGTTTGATCCCGTCGATCACCCGCATCGCCGCTACAACCCGCTGACCGGGCGGTGGGTGCTGGTTTCTCCGCATCGGGCCAAGCGCCCCTGGCAAGGCCAGATGGATGCACCGGTTGTTGAAGCCCGGCCCGCCCATGATCCCACGTGTTACCTGTGTGCCGGTAACCAGCGTGTCTCTGGCGATCACAATCCCGATTACAAACACACTTATGTGTTCGGCAATGATTTTGCCGCGTTGCTCAACGACACCCCGGCACCGCCGGACAACCAGGACCCGCTGTTTCGCGCCAGTGCCGCTCGGGGTCTGGCACGGGTGATCTGTTTCTCGCCTGATCACAGCAAGACGTTGCCGGAACTCTCGCTGGATGATCTGGGCTACGTGGTGAACACGTGGTGCGAGCAAGTTGCAGAACTCTCGGGCGAGTGGGAGTGGGTGCAGGTGTTCGAGAACAAGGGCGCGGCGATGGGCTGCTCCAACCCGCACCCGCATGGCCAATTGTGGGCCAGCAATTTCCTGCCGACCGAAGTGGCGGCAGAAGACGAACACCAGGCCGCGTGGTTTGCCGGGCACGGCACGCCCATGCTGCTTGATTACATCCAGCGTGAGCAGGCCGATGGCACGCGCACGGTGGTGGAAACCGAACACTGGATTGCCGTGGTGCCGTACTGGGCCGCCTGGCCGTTCGAGACGCTGCTGACGCCCAAGGCCCATGTCACGCATCTGGACAAACTGGGTGCCGCGCAAAAACAGGATCTGGCCGTGATCATCAAGAAGCTGACCACGCGCTACGACAACCTCTTCAATACGTCTTTCCCGTATTCGATGGGCTGGCACGGGGCGCCATCCAACGCGCTGAACGATGGCGCGCACTGGCAACTGCATGCGCATTTCTATCCGCCTTTGCTGCGCTCGGCCTCGGTGCGCAAGTTCATGGTCGGCTACGAAATGATGGCGGAAACCCAGCGGGACATTACCCCCGAACAAGCGGCTGCACGTCTGCAGCAATTATCTGAAGTGCATTATCTGCAAAACGAAAAGGGGCTGTGA
- a CDS encoding YnfA family protein, with protein MLALKTLTLFIITALAEILGCYLPWLWLRKGAPSWLLIPALISLAAFAGLLTLHPTGAGRTYAAYGGVYVMVAVAWMWLVEGVRPDRWDAIGALVSLAGMAIIFFAPRGT; from the coding sequence ATGCTCGCACTGAAAACACTGACCCTGTTCATCATCACTGCACTGGCGGAAATCCTGGGCTGCTATCTGCCCTGGTTGTGGCTGCGCAAAGGCGCTCCCAGTTGGTTGCTGATCCCCGCCCTGATCAGTCTGGCTGCGTTTGCCGGCTTGCTCACCCTGCATCCGACAGGCGCGGGGCGCACCTATGCGGCATACGGTGGCGTCTATGTGATGGTGGCCGTGGCCTGGATGTGGCTGGTAGAAGGCGTGCGCCCCGATCGCTGGGATGCCATCGGGGCGCTGGTGTCGCTGGCCGGCATGGCCATTATCTTTTTTGCGCCACGCGGGACGTAA